GACAAACTGACCTATGCGCGCGAGCATCTGAACGAGATGTTTGGCAAGAAGTATCCTAAATACTTCAGAAAAGAACATGTCAATTACTATATTGACACTGATCCCGAAGAGTTGGCACTCATCAACTACACCAGTGGAACGACAGGATTTTCCAAGGGCGTGATGATTCCTTATCGTGCATTATGGAGCAACACCTACTTTGCCAACCAAGTATTGGGCAAACAGATTAAATGTGGAGACAATATCATCAGTATTCTTCCCATGGCTCATATGTATGGCATGTCGTTTGAATTCATCTTCGAGTTCATCAAAGGTTGTCATATCTTCTACCTTACCCGGGTGCCAAGTCCGGCCATTATCGCCCAGGCTTTCAGTGAAGTAAAGCCCAAGGTTATCATCAGCGTGCCATTGGTCATCGAGAAGATTATCCGCAAGAAAGTGTTCCCGAAAATACAGAACAACCGCATGCGCATGCTCCTTCACATGCCTGTTGTGGCTAAGAAAGTGCGCGAAAAGATATGCGAACAGGTTACCAATGCCTTCGGTGGTGAATTCTATGAAGTCATTATCGGTGGTGCCGCCTTTAATCAAGAGATTGAACGCTTCGTACATCGTATTGGTTTTAAATACACAGTAGGATATGGTGCCACGGAATGTGCCCCTATCATTTGTTATTCAGATTATAAAGACTTTGTGCCGGGAAGCTGTGGCCGGGCTGTTGTCAACATGAAAGTGAAGATTGACAGTCCAGACCCAGAGAATGTACCAGGAGAAATTCTTGCAAAGGGACTCAACGTAATGTTGGGCTATTATAAGAACGAAGAAGCCACGCGTCAGACCATTGATGCCGACGGCTGGTATCACACGGGCGACCTCGGAACAATGGATGCCGACGGGAATGTCTTCATCAAAGGACGTTCCAAAAACATGCTCTTGGGTGCAAGTGGACAGAATATCTACCCTGAAGAGATTGAAGACCGCCTGAACTCAATGCCTATGGTCAATGAGAGTGTAGTGATTCAGGAAGGTGACAAACTCATTGGATTGGTTTATCCTGATTATGAAGAGGCCAAGAACATGGGCTTCTCCAACCAAGACTTGGAAACCATCATGGAGCAGAACCGCAACGAACTTAACCAGACGCAACCCGCCTACTGCAAACTCACGGCTATCCGTATCCATGAAGAAGAGTTCGAGAAAACACCGAAAAAGAGCATCAAGAGATACCTCTATCAAAAGTAAAAAAGCAAAAAAACAAGAAAACAGAAAAGAGGACAGAGAGGGTAAAAAAGTAAATGAGACTATTGAATGGAACGATAAGGAAATCATTCCCGACCAAACAATTTCCAAATCTTTTTACTCTTTTGTCCTCTTACTTCATGTTTCCTTTACTTTTTACTTTCTAAAAGCATTGTAATCTGCATCAAATCATAAGCTAATCTGCATCAAGTTACATCGTAATCTGCATCAAGTTATACGATAACTTGCATCAAGTTACAACGCATTCTGCATCAAGTTACAAGCAAAGATCAGCGAAGAAAAACTATCATACCGCTTTTATCATCATTTCACCGATAAATACCACTTTGCAGAAAGATAAATAAAAGGAAAACGGTATGCAGAGGAAGAACAAAAGAAGAATTATGAAGAAAGGTGCATTGTCAACGGGCAATGCACCTTTCTTCTGCTTTAGTAAAATCTGTTTTCCTTAGAATGGCAGATCATCTGCACTTTCACCTTCAGCATTCTGCTGTGGAGGGAATGGAGCCTGAGCACCTGCAACAGGAGCCTGTCCAGCCGGAGCAGCACCAAAAGCCTCTGGAGGAACAGCTGCGCCAATCGTTGCCGGATCAATCTGACGGACATCAAATGCACGGATACTGTTGAACCAACGACCGTTATACTCATGGGCATCAATATCGAAAGAAACGTTCACTTCCTGGCCAATCTGAATATTGAAACGCTGCAGACGCTCTTCACCGAAAACGCTGAAAACCATCTTATGAGGATAATTCTCATGAGTCTCGATAACAAAATCCTGCGCTTTCCATTCGCCACGTGCAGAGGTACCCGAACGTGCGGGAAGTGCTGCAATAACCTTACCTTGTAAATCCATAATCGTATTTTATATTATTTTTTCAAGTTTCAAAATGCAAAAAAGAAGTTTTTGTTTTTACACTTTATTCTGCGAAATTACTAAAATAGTTCTAATAAATGAAACATTTTGTACCTTTTTTTTGTTTTACACAGGGGTTTTTACTATTTTTGTATGTACAAAAAACATAAATGGAATAATAACTAATAAACAACGATACTAATGAGATTTACATTATCCAGCAGCGCACTGAATGCACGCCTGCAATCACTTGCCAAGGTTATCAACAGTAAGAACTCACTGCCTATCCTCGACAGTTT
The nucleotide sequence above comes from Segatella oris. Encoded proteins:
- a CDS encoding AMP-binding protein, with product MEQTPSFNSLIQQSIIDNWDKDALTDFKGATLQYHDVARKIEKLHIMFESSGVVKGNKIALAGRNSANWAVAFLATLTYGCVAVPILHEFTPDQMHNIVNHSEARLLFVGDVVATQIDATKMPGLEGIIYIPDYSLVLSRTDKLTYAREHLNEMFGKKYPKYFRKEHVNYYIDTDPEELALINYTSGTTGFSKGVMIPYRALWSNTYFANQVLGKQIKCGDNIISILPMAHMYGMSFEFIFEFIKGCHIFYLTRVPSPAIIAQAFSEVKPKVIISVPLVIEKIIRKKVFPKIQNNRMRMLLHMPVVAKKVREKICEQVTNAFGGEFYEVIIGGAAFNQEIERFVHRIGFKYTVGYGATECAPIICYSDYKDFVPGSCGRAVVNMKVKIDSPDPENVPGEILAKGLNVMLGYYKNEEATRQTIDADGWYHTGDLGTMDADGNVFIKGRSKNMLLGASGQNIYPEEIEDRLNSMPMVNESVVIQEGDKLIGLVYPDYEEAKNMGFSNQDLETIMEQNRNELNQTQPAYCKLTAIRIHEEEFEKTPKKSIKRYLYQK
- a CDS encoding DUF3127 domain-containing protein is translated as MDLQGKVIAALPARSGTSARGEWKAQDFVIETHENYPHKMVFSVFGEERLQRFNIQIGQEVNVSFDIDAHEYNGRWFNSIRAFDVRQIDPATIGAAVPPEAFGAAPAGQAPVAGAQAPFPPQQNAEGESADDLPF